The following coding sequences lie in one Carassius carassius chromosome 1, fCarCar2.1, whole genome shotgun sequence genomic window:
- the LOC132140639 gene encoding galectin-3-binding protein A-like isoform X1, which translates to MQQVYLTGGIFFLFCLKEGSCFPISGIKRRIMNLLWALLFLRVSAQGLTLFDDRVKQPKQEGRVRLVEDLPSSGRVEVYHDGQWGTVCDDGWELAEAQVVCRQLGFPGAISVAPGGQYGEGSGPIWLDDMNCKGSESSLSECSFKGWGVTDCSHKEDAGVVCETGKNISSNRQFSVDNSLGLSHDLGLLFDSGDGCNFRINIQDVTEESELTFCVHRMILMIYPELNITNYSRNLTVDVSQTCHHHVSAFLRYLYTRQIDVSITSAECLHQLAFIFGVKRLMEDVGRAFTSLIPEDNTFRTQVSMYEYGIRTGDLVLQENVLQYLSWNCEFLISSPVWSNISFHMMDALLQRSDLIVKDEAFLLEALETWVKDKGDEINSDQQASLLNHIRFLLFPVNKLYEKQFSSSALRQNHEKLYLTGLLRGFQFNALPFSKIRNQMDNMSSEYLPRIYTGDEWSLFINDTTIDYPYHHYYYGQNNRIQTFSTPAHPSALYREQYVQWQAHVFLSAQECSNYGISCYSFPVARFVGYGNQERYTSTIRYSNRLILSCKNVNNIFHVQDFKNDMAVVPDNSSMGLPNPCPDDYSFRFVVRPEYI; encoded by the exons atgcaacaagtatatttaacaggaggcattttctttctcttctgtttgaaagaaggcagttgttttcccatctctggaat CAAAAGAAGAATCATGAACCTTCTATGGGCTCTACTGTTTCTTCGAGTTTCAGCACAGGGTCTCACCCTGTTTG ATGACAGAGTAAAGCAGCCAAAGCAGGAGGGCAGAGTGCGATTGGTGGAGGATCTGCCTTCTTCTGGTCGTGTGGAGGTCTACCATGATGGACAGTGGGGTACAGTTTGTGATGATGGATGGGAACTGGCTGAAGCACAAGTGGTGTGTCGTCAACTGGGTTTTCCTGGAGCGATATCAGTTGCGCCTGGAGGACAATATGGAGAAG gctCTGGTCCAATTTGGCTGGATGACATGAACTGTAAAGGCTCGGAGAGCTCATTGTCTGAATGCAGCTTCAAAGGTTGGGGTGTCACTGACTGCTCACATAAAGAGGATGCAGGAGTGGTCTGTGAGACTG GTAAAAACATATCCAGCAATCGTCAGTTCTCTGTGGATAACAGCCTGGGTTTGTCCCATGATCTTGGTCTTCTGTTTGACAGTGGAGATGGCTGTAATTTCAGAATTAACATACAAGACGTCACTGAAGAGTCAGAATTAACATTTTGTGTGCACCGTATGATCCTCATGATTTATCCAGAGCTAAACATAACAAATTATTCCAGAAACCTCACAGTTGATGTCAGCCAGACTTGCCATCATCATGTCTCTGCTTTTCTCAG GTATTTGTACACACGTCAGATTGATGTTTCCATCACGTCGGCTGAATGTCTGCATCAGCTGGCGTTCATCTTTGGAGTGAAGAGGCTTATGGAGGATGTTGGCCGGGCCTTCACTTCACTCATTCCTGAAGACAACACTTTCCGTACACAGGTATCCATGTACGAGTACGGTATTCGCACAGGTGACCTTGTCCTTCAGGAGAACGTCCTTCAGTATCTTTCCTGGAACTGTGAGTTCCTCATaagctctccagtgtggagcaACATCTCCTTTCACATGATGGATGCTCTTCTGCAGCGCTCAGACCTGATTGTGAAGGATGAAGCTTTTCTTCTTGAAGCTCTGGAGACATGGGTCAAAGACAAAGGTGatgagattaattcagatcaacaggCCAGTCTCCTGAATCACATCCGTTTCCTCTTGTTCCCAGTGAATAAACTCTATGAAAAACAGTTTTCCTCAAGCGCTCTCCGTCAGAATCATGAGAAACTCTACCTAACTGGTCTGCTCAGAGGTTTTCAGTTCAACGCTCTGCCCTTCTCTAAGATCAGGAATCAAATGGATAACATGAGTAGTGAATATCTACCCAGAATCTACACTGGAGATGAGTGGAGTCTATTTATCAATGACACAACCATTGATTACCCATACCATCACTACTACTATGGCCAAAATAACAGAATACAAACCTTCTCCACTCCAGCACACCCCAGTGCTCTTTACAGAGAACAATATGTCCAGTGGCAAGCCCATGTGTTTCTTAGTGCTCAGGAATGCTCTAACTATGGTATTTCATGTTATTCTTTTCCTGTTGCAAGGTTTGTCGGATATGGTAATCAGGAAAGATACACTAGCACCATTCGCTACAGCAACAGGTTGATTCTTAGCTGCAAGAATGTAAACAATATATTTCATGTTCAAGATTTCAAAAACGACATGGCAGTGGTTCCAGATAACAGCAGTATGGGTCTGCCAAACCCCTGTCCTGATGACTACAGTTTCAGATTTGTAGTGCGTCCAGAGTATATCTGA
- the LOC132140639 gene encoding galectin-3-binding protein A-like isoform X2, with protein sequence MNLLWALLFLRVSAQGLTLFDDRVKQPKQEGRVRLVEDLPSSGRVEVYHDGQWGTVCDDGWELAEAQVVCRQLGFPGAISVAPGGQYGEGSGPIWLDDMNCKGSESSLSECSFKGWGVTDCSHKEDAGVVCETGKNISSNRQFSVDNSLGLSHDLGLLFDSGDGCNFRINIQDVTEESELTFCVHRMILMIYPELNITNYSRNLTVDVSQTCHHHVSAFLRYLYTRQIDVSITSAECLHQLAFIFGVKRLMEDVGRAFTSLIPEDNTFRTQVSMYEYGIRTGDLVLQENVLQYLSWNCEFLISSPVWSNISFHMMDALLQRSDLIVKDEAFLLEALETWVKDKGDEINSDQQASLLNHIRFLLFPVNKLYEKQFSSSALRQNHEKLYLTGLLRGFQFNALPFSKIRNQMDNMSSEYLPRIYTGDEWSLFINDTTIDYPYHHYYYGQNNRIQTFSTPAHPSALYREQYVQWQAHVFLSAQECSNYGISCYSFPVARFVGYGNQERYTSTIRYSNRLILSCKNVNNIFHVQDFKNDMAVVPDNSSMGLPNPCPDDYSFRFVVRPEYI encoded by the exons ATGAACCTTCTATGGGCTCTACTGTTTCTTCGAGTTTCAGCACAGGGTCTCACCCTGTTTG ATGACAGAGTAAAGCAGCCAAAGCAGGAGGGCAGAGTGCGATTGGTGGAGGATCTGCCTTCTTCTGGTCGTGTGGAGGTCTACCATGATGGACAGTGGGGTACAGTTTGTGATGATGGATGGGAACTGGCTGAAGCACAAGTGGTGTGTCGTCAACTGGGTTTTCCTGGAGCGATATCAGTTGCGCCTGGAGGACAATATGGAGAAG gctCTGGTCCAATTTGGCTGGATGACATGAACTGTAAAGGCTCGGAGAGCTCATTGTCTGAATGCAGCTTCAAAGGTTGGGGTGTCACTGACTGCTCACATAAAGAGGATGCAGGAGTGGTCTGTGAGACTG GTAAAAACATATCCAGCAATCGTCAGTTCTCTGTGGATAACAGCCTGGGTTTGTCCCATGATCTTGGTCTTCTGTTTGACAGTGGAGATGGCTGTAATTTCAGAATTAACATACAAGACGTCACTGAAGAGTCAGAATTAACATTTTGTGTGCACCGTATGATCCTCATGATTTATCCAGAGCTAAACATAACAAATTATTCCAGAAACCTCACAGTTGATGTCAGCCAGACTTGCCATCATCATGTCTCTGCTTTTCTCAG GTATTTGTACACACGTCAGATTGATGTTTCCATCACGTCGGCTGAATGTCTGCATCAGCTGGCGTTCATCTTTGGAGTGAAGAGGCTTATGGAGGATGTTGGCCGGGCCTTCACTTCACTCATTCCTGAAGACAACACTTTCCGTACACAGGTATCCATGTACGAGTACGGTATTCGCACAGGTGACCTTGTCCTTCAGGAGAACGTCCTTCAGTATCTTTCCTGGAACTGTGAGTTCCTCATaagctctccagtgtggagcaACATCTCCTTTCACATGATGGATGCTCTTCTGCAGCGCTCAGACCTGATTGTGAAGGATGAAGCTTTTCTTCTTGAAGCTCTGGAGACATGGGTCAAAGACAAAGGTGatgagattaattcagatcaacaggCCAGTCTCCTGAATCACATCCGTTTCCTCTTGTTCCCAGTGAATAAACTCTATGAAAAACAGTTTTCCTCAAGCGCTCTCCGTCAGAATCATGAGAAACTCTACCTAACTGGTCTGCTCAGAGGTTTTCAGTTCAACGCTCTGCCCTTCTCTAAGATCAGGAATCAAATGGATAACATGAGTAGTGAATATCTACCCAGAATCTACACTGGAGATGAGTGGAGTCTATTTATCAATGACACAACCATTGATTACCCATACCATCACTACTACTATGGCCAAAATAACAGAATACAAACCTTCTCCACTCCAGCACACCCCAGTGCTCTTTACAGAGAACAATATGTCCAGTGGCAAGCCCATGTGTTTCTTAGTGCTCAGGAATGCTCTAACTATGGTATTTCATGTTATTCTTTTCCTGTTGCAAGGTTTGTCGGATATGGTAATCAGGAAAGATACACTAGCACCATTCGCTACAGCAACAGGTTGATTCTTAGCTGCAAGAATGTAAACAATATATTTCATGTTCAAGATTTCAAAAACGACATGGCAGTGGTTCCAGATAACAGCAGTATGGGTCTGCCAAACCCCTGTCCTGATGACTACAGTTTCAGATTTGTAGTGCGTCCAGAGTATATCTGA